Below is a genomic region from Venenivibrio stagnispumantis.
TTATCAGAAAACCATCTTAAGAGTTTAACTTTTTATCCTTATATTAAGGAGGCTTTTAATGTGATATAATTATCATTCCTTTTCGGTTTTGGTATTATAAACTTTATAAACATTTTTTAAGAGAAGAAATTTACAAACCATTTATACATTCTTGGTAAGAAAATGTTTGTAATACTTGTTTATGATGCAAATGAAAAAAGGGTTCAAAAATTTCATAAAATATGTAAAAAATATTTAACATGGGTTCAAAACAGTGTTTTTGAAGGTGAAATCTCTGAAGCAAACCTAAGAATATTAAT
It encodes:
- the cas2 gene encoding CRISPR-associated endonuclease Cas2 gives rise to the protein MFVILVYDANEKRVQKFHKICKKYLTWVQNSVFEGEISEANLRILIDELEEIMDIKEDSILIYKFRTKKYYDRETIGIPKPSHEDLFI